From Nicotiana tabacum cultivar K326 chromosome 22, ASM71507v2, whole genome shotgun sequence, one genomic window encodes:
- the LOC107799960 gene encoding uncharacterized protein LOC107799960 isoform X2, whose translation MARKGSRQKYRKGVSDSVSGLVNENENSSLTEPEGKNAEPFNGNLSGISLTESFNNTHESEGKKRKHKSRRSLKKEKEDIDTSSIAKEIGPEEGSGAGIFQSHKSRGVAPESREGGETSPHTSHRSDNSNRSFGQFGPGLDKDNILENFEVSIIVVFRNLMTLALSVSKASIQWLERWKPLLDSLRSNLLIASKHVEEKVQHAYPIVVRWIMHSLFIATGYVQERVQRAYPIVVRWIMHFGNIIILLSMVWLDCALRGIESFLCMGMTSILSVIWWGVLSLIAAAKFKFLLILATVAVIGLLTGFIIAVLGVAAVSISYLWFYGRFWAAVLLVLSGGVLYRLKHERLAVFVVNLYSVYCAWTYVGWLGLIFGLNLSFVSSDILIFFLRNNVNDYRRPNSSPDQTTGVQADRGTGIPSTSGFDTDMTSEDEVLRLLNSTDHYSALGLSRFQNIDASVLKKEYRKKAMLVHPDKNMGNEKAAEAFKKLQNAYEVLLDSLKRKAYDDELRREELLDYLRRFQSPSQKGRGYGFFTSGFTQTEAAAEDSLADARRITCKKCGNFHVWVFTKKTKSKARWCQECNDFHPAKDGDGWVEQPSHPFFFGMLLKVDNPVAYVCADSRIYNATEWYICQGMRCPVNSHKPSFHVNTSVTMKSSNGKRSSSGQRGPSVEETMTEEEFVEWLQNAVQSGTFGDFDGSTPQRSAGNSTSNNASGSGSGSKRKKKGKKQW comes from the exons ATGGCTCGTAAAGGAAGCCGACAGAAGTACAGAAAAGGAGTTTCAGATTCTGTATCTGGATTGGTAAATGAGAATGAAAACAGTAGTCTGACTGAACCAGAGGGCAAAAATGCAGAACCTTTTAATGGTAATCTTTCCGGCATATCTCTAACAGAGAGCTTCAACAATACACATGAAAgtgaaggcaagaaaagaaagcaCAAATCTAGAAGATCActtaaaaaggaaaaggaagataTTGATACATCGTCAATTGCAAAGGAAATAGGGCCTGAAGAAGGCAGTGGTGCAGGAATTTTCCAAAGTCATAAAAGTAGAGGGGTGGCTCCCGAGTCAAGAGAAGGTGGTGAGACGTCTCCGCACACTAGTCACCGCTCAGACAATTCAAATAGAAGTTTTGGCCAGTTCGGACCAGGATTAGATAAAGACAATATATTAGAAAATTTTGAAGTGTCTATTATCGTAGTTTTTAGGAACTTGATGACATTGGCTCTGTCTGTCTCAAAGGCATCAATTCAGTGGTTAGAGAGGTGGAAACCTTTGCTTGACTCTTTAAGGAGCAATTTATTAATTGCGAGTAAGCACGTTGAAGAAAAGGTTCAGCATGCATACCCTATAGTGGTTCGGTGGATCATGCACAGTTTATTCATTGCGACTGGGTATGTTCAAGAAAGGGTTCAGCGTGCATATCCTATAGTGGTTAGGTGGATCATGCATTTTGGAAATATAATTATTCTATTATCAATGGTTTGGTTGGATTGCGCTCTTAGAGGAATTGAGTCCTTTCTATGCATGGGGATGACTTCAATTCTCTCAGTCATCTGGTGGGGTGTTCTATCTTTGATTGCAGCCGCTAAATTCAAGTTTCTATTAATTTTG GCAACAGTTGCTGTGATTGGACTTCTTACTGGGTTCATCATCGCAGTTCTAGGAGTTGCTGCAGTGAGCATCAGTTACTTATGGTTCTATGGAAGATTTTGGGCAGCGGTGCTTCTGGTCTTGAGTGGAG GAGTGCTTTACAGGTTGAAGCATGAACGGCTTGCGGTGTTTGTCGTAAATTTGTATTCTGTATATTGCGCATGGACATATGTCGGATGGCTTGGTTTAATCTTTGGTTTGAATTTATCATTTGTTTCGAGTGATATTCTCATATTCTTCTTAAGAAACAATGTAAATGATTATAGAAGGCCAAACAGCTCTCCTGATCAAACAACTGGAGTACAAG CTGATCGTGGCACTGGGATCCCTTCAACTAGTGGATTTGACACTGATATGACATCTGAAGACGAAGTTCTCAGATTGTTAAACAGTACAGATCACTATTCAGCACTGGGCCTGAGCCGATTTCAGAATATAGATGCTTCAGTTCTCAAGAAGGAATATAGGAAAAAG GCAATGCTGGTTCATCCTGATAAAAACATGGGCAATGAAAAGGCTGCTGAAGCTTTTAAGAAACTTCAAAACGCCTACGAG GTCTTACTTGATTCTTTAAAGCGAAAAGCATATGATGATGAATTGAGGAGGGAAGAGCTGCTGGACTACCTTCGGCGGTTCCAAAGTCCTTCGCAGAAG GGTAGAGGCTATGGGTTCTTTACCTCTGGATTCACACAGACAGAAGCTGCGGCAGAGGATTCTCTTGCAGACGCTCGACGAATTACTTGCAAGAAGTGTGGCAACTTTCATGTCTGGGTTTTCACTAAGAAAACTAAGTCCAAAGCAAGATGGTGCCAG GAATGCAATGATTTTCATCCAGCAAAAGATGGAGATGGATGGGTTGAACAGCCTTCACATCCATTCTTTTTTGGAATGCTACTGAAG GTAGATAATCCTGTTGCCTATGTTTGTGCTGATAGCAGGATCTATAATGCTACTGAATGGTATATCTGTCAG GGAATGAGATGTCCGGTCAACAGTCACAAACCAAGCTTCCATGTAAATACAAGTGTAACCATGAAGAGCAGCAATGGGAAGAGAAGTAGCTCAGGACAAAGAGGCCCAAGTGTGGAAGAGACCATGACCGAGGAGGAATTTGTTGAGTGGCTACAGAATGCCGTACAATCTGGTACTTTTGGTGATTTTGATGGCAGCACACCACAGAGATCAGCTGGCAACAGTACTAGCAACAACGCTAGTGGAAGCGGAAGTGGAAGcaagagaaagaaaaaggggaagaagCAATGGTGA
- the LOC107799960 gene encoding uncharacterized protein LOC107799960 isoform X3, whose translation MARKGSRQKYRKGVSDSVSGLVNENENSSLTEPEGKNAEPFNGNLSGISLTESFNNTHESEGKKRKHKSRRSLKKEKEDIDTSSIAKEIGPEEGSGAGIFQSHKSRGVAPESREGGETSPHTSHRSDNSNRSFGQFGPGLDKDNILENFEVSIIVVFRNLMTLALSVSKASIQWLERWKPLLDSLRSNLLIASKHVEEKVQHAYPIVVRWIMHSLFIATGYVQERVQRAYPIVVRWIMHFGNIIILLSMVWLDCALRGIESFLCMGMTSILSVIWWGVLSLIAAAKFKFLLILATVAVIGLLTGFIIAVLGVAAVSISYLWFYGRFWAAVLLVLSGADRGTGIPSTSGFDTDMTSEDEVLRLLNSTDHYSALGLSRFQNIDASVLKKEYRKKAMLVHPDKNMGNEKAAEAFKKLQNAYEVLLDSLKRKAYDDELRREELLDYLRRFQSPSQKGRGYGFFTSGFTQTEAAAEDSLADARRITCKKCGNFHVWVFTKKTKSKARWCQECNDFHPAKDGDGWVEQPSHPFFFGMLLKVDNPVAYVCADSRIYNATEWYICQGMRCPVNSHKPSFHVNTSVTMKSSNGKRSSSGQRGPSVEETMTEEEFVEWLQNAVQSGTFGDFDGSTPQRSAGNSTSNNASGSGSGSKRKKKGKKQW comes from the exons ATGGCTCGTAAAGGAAGCCGACAGAAGTACAGAAAAGGAGTTTCAGATTCTGTATCTGGATTGGTAAATGAGAATGAAAACAGTAGTCTGACTGAACCAGAGGGCAAAAATGCAGAACCTTTTAATGGTAATCTTTCCGGCATATCTCTAACAGAGAGCTTCAACAATACACATGAAAgtgaaggcaagaaaagaaagcaCAAATCTAGAAGATCActtaaaaaggaaaaggaagataTTGATACATCGTCAATTGCAAAGGAAATAGGGCCTGAAGAAGGCAGTGGTGCAGGAATTTTCCAAAGTCATAAAAGTAGAGGGGTGGCTCCCGAGTCAAGAGAAGGTGGTGAGACGTCTCCGCACACTAGTCACCGCTCAGACAATTCAAATAGAAGTTTTGGCCAGTTCGGACCAGGATTAGATAAAGACAATATATTAGAAAATTTTGAAGTGTCTATTATCGTAGTTTTTAGGAACTTGATGACATTGGCTCTGTCTGTCTCAAAGGCATCAATTCAGTGGTTAGAGAGGTGGAAACCTTTGCTTGACTCTTTAAGGAGCAATTTATTAATTGCGAGTAAGCACGTTGAAGAAAAGGTTCAGCATGCATACCCTATAGTGGTTCGGTGGATCATGCACAGTTTATTCATTGCGACTGGGTATGTTCAAGAAAGGGTTCAGCGTGCATATCCTATAGTGGTTAGGTGGATCATGCATTTTGGAAATATAATTATTCTATTATCAATGGTTTGGTTGGATTGCGCTCTTAGAGGAATTGAGTCCTTTCTATGCATGGGGATGACTTCAATTCTCTCAGTCATCTGGTGGGGTGTTCTATCTTTGATTGCAGCCGCTAAATTCAAGTTTCTATTAATTTTG GCAACAGTTGCTGTGATTGGACTTCTTACTGGGTTCATCATCGCAGTTCTAGGAGTTGCTGCAGTGAGCATCAGTTACTTATGGTTCTATGGAAGATTTTGGGCAGCGGTGCTTCTGGTCTTGAGTGGAG CTGATCGTGGCACTGGGATCCCTTCAACTAGTGGATTTGACACTGATATGACATCTGAAGACGAAGTTCTCAGATTGTTAAACAGTACAGATCACTATTCAGCACTGGGCCTGAGCCGATTTCAGAATATAGATGCTTCAGTTCTCAAGAAGGAATATAGGAAAAAG GCAATGCTGGTTCATCCTGATAAAAACATGGGCAATGAAAAGGCTGCTGAAGCTTTTAAGAAACTTCAAAACGCCTACGAG GTCTTACTTGATTCTTTAAAGCGAAAAGCATATGATGATGAATTGAGGAGGGAAGAGCTGCTGGACTACCTTCGGCGGTTCCAAAGTCCTTCGCAGAAG GGTAGAGGCTATGGGTTCTTTACCTCTGGATTCACACAGACAGAAGCTGCGGCAGAGGATTCTCTTGCAGACGCTCGACGAATTACTTGCAAGAAGTGTGGCAACTTTCATGTCTGGGTTTTCACTAAGAAAACTAAGTCCAAAGCAAGATGGTGCCAG GAATGCAATGATTTTCATCCAGCAAAAGATGGAGATGGATGGGTTGAACAGCCTTCACATCCATTCTTTTTTGGAATGCTACTGAAG GTAGATAATCCTGTTGCCTATGTTTGTGCTGATAGCAGGATCTATAATGCTACTGAATGGTATATCTGTCAG GGAATGAGATGTCCGGTCAACAGTCACAAACCAAGCTTCCATGTAAATACAAGTGTAACCATGAAGAGCAGCAATGGGAAGAGAAGTAGCTCAGGACAAAGAGGCCCAAGTGTGGAAGAGACCATGACCGAGGAGGAATTTGTTGAGTGGCTACAGAATGCCGTACAATCTGGTACTTTTGGTGATTTTGATGGCAGCACACCACAGAGATCAGCTGGCAACAGTACTAGCAACAACGCTAGTGGAAGCGGAAGTGGAAGcaagagaaagaaaaaggggaagaagCAATGGTGA
- the LOC107799960 gene encoding uncharacterized protein LOC107799960 isoform X1, giving the protein MARKGSRQKYRKGVSDSVSGLVNENENSSLTEPEGKNAEPFNGNLSGISLTESFNNTHESEGKKRKHKSRRSLKKEKEDIDTSSIAKEIGPEEGSGAGIFQSHKSRGVAPESREGGETSPHTSHRSDNSNRSFGQFGPGLDKDNILENFEVSIIVVFRNLMTLALSVSKASIQWLERWKPLLDSLRSNLLIASKHVEEKVQHAYPIVVRWIMHSLFIATGYVQERVQRAYPIVVRWIMHFGNIIILLSMVWLDCALRGIESFLCMGMTSILSVIWWGVLSLIAAAKFKFLLILATVAVIGLLTGFIIAVLGVAAVSISYLWFYGRFWAAVLLVLSGGVLYRLKHERLAVFVVNLYSVYCAWTYVGWLGLIFGLNLSFVSSDILIFFLRNNVNDYRRPNSSPDQTTGVQGEPSFYSGGSVPPSADDVYVHTADRGTGIPSTSGFDTDMTSEDEVLRLLNSTDHYSALGLSRFQNIDASVLKKEYRKKAMLVHPDKNMGNEKAAEAFKKLQNAYEVLLDSLKRKAYDDELRREELLDYLRRFQSPSQKGRGYGFFTSGFTQTEAAAEDSLADARRITCKKCGNFHVWVFTKKTKSKARWCQECNDFHPAKDGDGWVEQPSHPFFFGMLLKVDNPVAYVCADSRIYNATEWYICQGMRCPVNSHKPSFHVNTSVTMKSSNGKRSSSGQRGPSVEETMTEEEFVEWLQNAVQSGTFGDFDGSTPQRSAGNSTSNNASGSGSGSKRKKKGKKQW; this is encoded by the exons ATGGCTCGTAAAGGAAGCCGACAGAAGTACAGAAAAGGAGTTTCAGATTCTGTATCTGGATTGGTAAATGAGAATGAAAACAGTAGTCTGACTGAACCAGAGGGCAAAAATGCAGAACCTTTTAATGGTAATCTTTCCGGCATATCTCTAACAGAGAGCTTCAACAATACACATGAAAgtgaaggcaagaaaagaaagcaCAAATCTAGAAGATCActtaaaaaggaaaaggaagataTTGATACATCGTCAATTGCAAAGGAAATAGGGCCTGAAGAAGGCAGTGGTGCAGGAATTTTCCAAAGTCATAAAAGTAGAGGGGTGGCTCCCGAGTCAAGAGAAGGTGGTGAGACGTCTCCGCACACTAGTCACCGCTCAGACAATTCAAATAGAAGTTTTGGCCAGTTCGGACCAGGATTAGATAAAGACAATATATTAGAAAATTTTGAAGTGTCTATTATCGTAGTTTTTAGGAACTTGATGACATTGGCTCTGTCTGTCTCAAAGGCATCAATTCAGTGGTTAGAGAGGTGGAAACCTTTGCTTGACTCTTTAAGGAGCAATTTATTAATTGCGAGTAAGCACGTTGAAGAAAAGGTTCAGCATGCATACCCTATAGTGGTTCGGTGGATCATGCACAGTTTATTCATTGCGACTGGGTATGTTCAAGAAAGGGTTCAGCGTGCATATCCTATAGTGGTTAGGTGGATCATGCATTTTGGAAATATAATTATTCTATTATCAATGGTTTGGTTGGATTGCGCTCTTAGAGGAATTGAGTCCTTTCTATGCATGGGGATGACTTCAATTCTCTCAGTCATCTGGTGGGGTGTTCTATCTTTGATTGCAGCCGCTAAATTCAAGTTTCTATTAATTTTG GCAACAGTTGCTGTGATTGGACTTCTTACTGGGTTCATCATCGCAGTTCTAGGAGTTGCTGCAGTGAGCATCAGTTACTTATGGTTCTATGGAAGATTTTGGGCAGCGGTGCTTCTGGTCTTGAGTGGAG GAGTGCTTTACAGGTTGAAGCATGAACGGCTTGCGGTGTTTGTCGTAAATTTGTATTCTGTATATTGCGCATGGACATATGTCGGATGGCTTGGTTTAATCTTTGGTTTGAATTTATCATTTGTTTCGAGTGATATTCTCATATTCTTCTTAAGAAACAATGTAAATGATTATAGAAGGCCAAACAGCTCTCCTGATCAAACAACTGGAGTACAAGGTGAACCTAGCTTCTATTCTGGTGGATCAGTGCCTCCATCTGCTGATGATGTGTATGTTCATACAGCTGATCGTGGCACTGGGATCCCTTCAACTAGTGGATTTGACACTGATATGACATCTGAAGACGAAGTTCTCAGATTGTTAAACAGTACAGATCACTATTCAGCACTGGGCCTGAGCCGATTTCAGAATATAGATGCTTCAGTTCTCAAGAAGGAATATAGGAAAAAG GCAATGCTGGTTCATCCTGATAAAAACATGGGCAATGAAAAGGCTGCTGAAGCTTTTAAGAAACTTCAAAACGCCTACGAG GTCTTACTTGATTCTTTAAAGCGAAAAGCATATGATGATGAATTGAGGAGGGAAGAGCTGCTGGACTACCTTCGGCGGTTCCAAAGTCCTTCGCAGAAG GGTAGAGGCTATGGGTTCTTTACCTCTGGATTCACACAGACAGAAGCTGCGGCAGAGGATTCTCTTGCAGACGCTCGACGAATTACTTGCAAGAAGTGTGGCAACTTTCATGTCTGGGTTTTCACTAAGAAAACTAAGTCCAAAGCAAGATGGTGCCAG GAATGCAATGATTTTCATCCAGCAAAAGATGGAGATGGATGGGTTGAACAGCCTTCACATCCATTCTTTTTTGGAATGCTACTGAAG GTAGATAATCCTGTTGCCTATGTTTGTGCTGATAGCAGGATCTATAATGCTACTGAATGGTATATCTGTCAG GGAATGAGATGTCCGGTCAACAGTCACAAACCAAGCTTCCATGTAAATACAAGTGTAACCATGAAGAGCAGCAATGGGAAGAGAAGTAGCTCAGGACAAAGAGGCCCAAGTGTGGAAGAGACCATGACCGAGGAGGAATTTGTTGAGTGGCTACAGAATGCCGTACAATCTGGTACTTTTGGTGATTTTGATGGCAGCACACCACAGAGATCAGCTGGCAACAGTACTAGCAACAACGCTAGTGGAAGCGGAAGTGGAAGcaagagaaagaaaaaggggaagaagCAATGGTGA